Genomic window (Allostreptomyces psammosilenae):
CAGGGAGGTCAGAGAGGTCGGCGGGGTCAACAGGGGCAGGGAGTTCAGGGAGGTACGGGGCCTGGCGGATGAGGGTGCGGGCGGGGGAGGGACCGCGACGGAGGACGGGGCGGACGGGCCTGCCGGGAGGGGCGGAGGGACGGCGCTGGGCGGGGTCGGCGGAAGGGCCGGCAGCGGGGACGGGGCAGGGTGGGTGGCCCGGGGCGGGGTGGAGGGGGGTGGGCTCAGGGCAGGGAGGGTGGCTCCGGGCTGGGTGAAGGGGTGTGGGAGCAGGGGCGGAAGGGTGGCCCCGGGCTGGGGGGAGGGGTGCGGGGGGAGGGCGGGGAAGGGCGGGAGGGAGGGGAGGGGGAGGGGGGCCCGGGGGCGGCGGGGGTGGGGGGAGGGCGAGGGGGTGGGCATGGAGGTGGGCGAGGGCGCCGCCGTGGGTGGTCCGGGGGTTCTCCGGGGGTTCCGCCGTGGGGGCACCGTCACATCACTCTCCTGACTCTCCTGCCGGGCTTCGATCGGCCGTGTGGCGGCTGTCGCGAGGCCCGGTGGTCGCCTGGTGTCTCCCCATCCTGCCACCGGGGGCGAGCGCGCCGGAGTGGGAGGCGGGCATCGCCGGGGCGCGTTCGGTGGGGTGGGTTCACCGGGCGGTTCGGGCCGTCTTCCGATCCTTTCCCCGCTACTTCACCCACCCCGGCTGTTATATGAACTTACTTCTTGCATATTGTTTGCAGGTAGCTGTCGAGGGCCGGGAACCGGCCGCTCGGCGTGGCCGGCGTGCCGTGGAACGGGTCCGCGCGTCGCCGGAGGCACGGAAGGGGAGAGCAGCGATGGAGGAGATGCAGCCCGGACCGGGCGGGACGGCCGGCGGCCGGCCGGCAGCACCGGCCCGACCGACCTCGCCGGCCGGCCGCCGTCGGGCCACCCGGGTCGCGAGCGCAGCCGGCGCCGTCGCGCTGCTGGTCGGCGCCAGCGCCTGCACCGCCCCCTCCGACGGCGGCAGCGGAGACGCGGCCGAGGCGGCCGACGCCGCCACCTCCGTGGTCATCGGCACGGCAGCGGAGCCGGAGACCCTCAACCCGCTGCTCGGCTTCGGCAAGGACGGCTCCGCCAAGATCTTCGAAGGGCTGCTCACCACCGACCAGGACCTGACCCTGGTGCCCGCCCTCGCCCGGGAACTCCCCGAGATCTCGTCCGACGGCCTCACCTACACCTTCACCCTGCGCGACGGGGTCACCTTCTCCGACGGCGAGCCGCTGACCGCCGCCGACGTGGCGTTCACCTACCGGGCGATCCTCGACGAACGGGTGGCCAACGCCTCCCGCTCCGAACTCGACGCGGTGCGCGCCGTGGAGACCCCCGACGACTCCACCGTGGTCTTCCACCTCAAGTACCCCTACGCGCCCTTCGCCGCGCGCACCGTGCTGCCGATCGTCCCCGAGCACGCCTTCGGCGGCACCGCCGACGGCCAGCTGGACGACGCCGAGGCGGCGGCCGTCGCCAGCGGCTCGTTCGACTCCGCGCCCGTCGGGACCGGCCCCTACCTCCTGGAGAGCTGGCGCAAGGGCGACCAGCTCACCCTCACCGCGAACCCCGACTACTGGGGCGACGGCCCCGCCGTCACGCACGTCACCCTCGCCTTCATCCCGGACGACAACACCCGCGCCACGCGGCTCGCCGCCGGCGAGCTGGACGCCGCCGTCCTGCCTCCCCAGCTCGCCGCCACCTTCGACGAGGGCCAGCCGCAGGGCGAGGGCAAGCGGGTCATCGCCGCCGAGAGCGCCGACTACCGGGGCGTCATGCTCCCCATGGACAACCCGGTCACCGGTGACGTGGACATCCGCCGCGCCCTGGACCGGGGCATCGACCGGCAGGCCATGGTCGCCGACGTGCTCGACGGCCGCGGCGAGGCCGGCCTGAGCGCCATCGCGCCCGCCTCGCAGTACTACGAGCCGGCCGCCGAGACGGCGGTCGACCGGGGGCCGGAGGCGGCCGCCGCCCTGCTGGACGAGGCCGGGTGGCGGCTCGGCGCGGACGGCATCCGCGCCAAGGACGGCCAGCGAGCGGCCTTCACCCTGCTCTACCCCTCCGGTGACACCCTGCGCCAGGACCTCGCCCTCGCCTACGCGGCGGACGCCCGGGAACTCGGCGTGGAGGTCACCGTGGAGGGCCTGACCTGGGAGGCCATCGACGGGCGGATCAACCGTGACGCCGTCCTGATGGGGGGCGGCAGCGCCCTGGATCCGGACTTCGTCACCTACCCCGCACTGCACTCCTCGCACGCCGGCGACGGCTACAACAACCCCGGCATGTACCGCAACGACGAGGTGGACCGGCTGCTCGACGAGGCCCGCCGGAGCACCGATCCGGCCGTGCGGGCCGAGGCCTACTCGGCGCTCCAGCAGGAACTGGTGCGGGAGCCCTACTGGAACGTGCTGGTCTTCCTGGACCACGTCTACGTGGTGGCGGACCGCTGGGACAACGTCACCACCCAGCTGGAGAGCCACGACCACGGGCTGCTGAACGGTCCGTGGTGGAACATCGAGGACTGGACGCCGGCCGCCTCATGACCAGCGTCCCGCCATCCGCGCGGTCCGACGGCCGCCCGCCGGGCGCCGCGCCCGGCCCCTCGCCGGACTCCACGCCGCGTGCCCGCGGCGGCGCCCCGGTGAAGGCCGTGCGGCGGGGCGGCCGGCTCGGCTCCGGCCGGGGCGCCGCCCTGGCCCGGCTGGTCGGCCGCCGCGCCCTCGCCGCGCTGCCGGTGCTCCTCGGCGTGAGCCTGCTGATGTTCGCCATCGGTGCCGCCTCGCCGTTCGACCCCGTGCACGCCTACGCCGGCAGCGCCGTGTTCACCGCCTCCGAGGAGACCCTGGCGCAGCTGCGGGAGAGCTTCGGCGTGGACCGGCCCTGGCCCGCCCAGTGGTGGGACTGGTTCACCGGCGCGCTGACCGGGGACCTCGGCGACTCCCGCGCCCTGCGCCAGCCGGTCGCCCAGGTGATCGCGGAGCGGCTGGGCTGGTCGGTGCTGCTGGCCGGCGTCGCCTTCCTGCTCACCCTCCTGCTGGGCCTCCTCCTCGGCACGCTGGCCGCGCGCCGCCCCGGCGGCCTGGTCGACCGCGCGGCCACCTCGCTGTCGCTCACCCTCTCCGCCGCCCCCGCGTTCTGGCTGGCGCTGCTCGCCATCTGGCTGTTCGCGCTCCGCCTCGACTGGCTGCCGGCCGGCGGCCTCACCGACGCCGGCAGCACCGTCGTCACCCCCGGCCAGCTCGTCAGCCACCTCACCCTGCCCGCGCTGGTGCTGGCGGTCTCCCAGACGCCGTGGTTCACCCTCTTCGTGCGCGAGTCGCTGCTCGCCGCGCTGGAGGAGGACTTCGTCACCGGCGCCCGGGCCCGCGGACTGGCGCCGCGCACCGTGCTGGTCCGGCACGCGCTGCGCTCCGCCCTGCTGCCGTTCGTCACCCTGGTGGGGTCGCGGGTGCCGGAGCTGATCACCGGCGCGCTGCTGGTGGAGACGGTCTTCAGCTGGCCGGGCGTGGCCGGGGCCACCGTCGAGGCCGCCCTGGCGGTGGACTTCCCGCTGCTGGCCGCCCTGACCCTGCTCGCCACCGGAGCCGTGCTGCTCGGCAACCTGCTCGCCGACGTGCTCTACGGCCTCGTCGACCCCCGGACGGCACTCGATGGCTGACTCCCCGCTCGCCACCCCGACGGCCGCCGCCCCGACGGCCGCCGCCGCGAAGGCCACCGCCCCAACGGCTCCCGCGCGGACGCCCGGGCCGGACGCCTGGCGGCCGGCCGCCGGACGGCGCACCGCCCCGTGGCGCCGCACCGACCGCTGGAGGCTGTGGACGTCCGTCGGCGTGCTGGCCGTCGTCGCCCTCGCCGTGCTGCTCGTCCCGCCGATCGTCCAGCTCGACCAGCAGCACGTGGACTTCGCCGCCAAGCTGCGCCCGCCGTCGGCGGACCATCCGCTGGGCACCGACGACGCCGGCCGCGACCTGCTGTGGCGCTGCGTGTACGGGCTGCGGGTGTCGCTGATGGTCGGGCTGGTCGCCGCGCTCGTCGCCACCGTCGTGGGCATCCTGGTCGGCGGGGTGGCCGGCGTCCTCGGCGGCTGGGTGGACCGCGTGGTGATGCGGCTGGTCGACGCCTTCTCCTCGATCCCGCACCTGCTGCTCGGCATCTTCCTGGTCGCCATGTTCCGCCCCGGGCCGTGGGGCGTGGTGGTCTCCGTGGGGCTCACCCACTGGCTGTCCACCGCCCGCATCGTCCGCTCGGAGATGCTCAGCCTGCGGGAGCGGCCGTTCGTCGAGGCCGCCATCTCCGGCGGCGCCTCCCGCGGCCGGGTGCTCGTCCGCCACCTGCTGCCCGGCGTGCTGCCGCGTGCCGCGCTCGCCGCGGTGCTGATGGTGCCGCACGCCATCTGGCACGAGTCCGCCCTGTCCTACCTCGGCCTCGGCATGCCCCCGCACCTGGCCAGCCTGGGCGCGATGATCGAGGCCGCCCGCGGCTCGCTGCTGCTCGGCGCCTGGTGGCCCACGCTCTTCCCCGGACTGTTCATCATCGTGCCGACGCTCGCGGTCTCCGGCCTCGCCGGGGTGCTGCGGGACCGGCTCAGCCCACGCCGCCGATCGGAGCTCATGCTGTGACGACGCGGTCCGACCCCACCGAGGCCCTGCCGACCCACCGGCCGTCGCCCCCCGCGCCGTCGACGCCGCTGCTGTCCCTGCGCGGCCTGTCGGTGCGCTTCCGCATGCCCGCCGAGGAGCGGGACGGCGACCGGGGCGGGCGGCGCCGAGGCACGGCCCCGCCGCGCTACGTCGCGGCCGTCACCGACGCCACGCTCGACCTGCTGCCGGGCGAGGTGCTGGCGCTGGTCGGCGAGTCCGGCTGCGGCAAGTCCGTCATGGCCGGGGCGGTGCTCGGGCTGCTGCCGGGCAACGCCGAGATCGCCGGCGCCGCCATGGCCGGGGGCATCGACCTCACCACGGCGGACGAGCGCACGCTGGCCCGCCGGGTGCGCGGCCGGCTGATCGGCCTGGTGCCGCAGAGCCCGGGCACCCACCTCACGCCCGTGCGGACCATCCGCGCCCAGCTGGAGGAGGCCGTCCGGGAGCTGCACGGGCTGCCCCGCCGCACCCCGCGCGGCCGGCTGCGCGAGGAGGCCGAGCGGGCCGCGGACCGCGCCTGGTTCCCGCTCGACCACCTCGACGCCTACCCGCACGAGCTCTCCGGCGGCCTCGCGCAGCGCGCCGCCACCGCCCTGGCGCTGGTCGGTGACGCGCCGGTGCTGCTCGCCGACGAGCCCACCACCGGCCTGGACCGGCCGCTCGTCGAACGCACCGTCGACCAGCTGCGGCTGCTCGCCGACCAGGGCAGGGGAGTGCTGATCGTGACGCACGACCTGGCCGCCGCCGAGCGGGTCGCCGACCGGATCGCGGTGATGTACGCCGGGCGGATCGTGGAGGTGGCGCAGGCCCGGGAGTTCTTCGCCGGGGCGGGCCCGCGGCACCCCTACGCGGCCGGGCTGCTGGACGCCCTGCCGAGCCGGGCCTTCACCCCGATCGCCGGCATGCCGCCGGAGCTCAGCCGGCTGCCCGGCGGGTGCGCCTTCGCCGCGCGCTGCGCCCACGCCACCGACGTCTGCCGCGAGGGCGTCCCCGCCCTGCTCACCCCGTCCGCGCCCGGGCCGGCGGCCACCGGGACCGGCACGGTCCCGGCCGCGCCGGCGAGCGGCGCGGTCGCCTGCCACCATCCGCTCGGGGCGCCGGCGGCGCGGCCGCGGCCGAAGCCGCCGGCGGAAGACCTGGAGCCCGTCCATGACTGAGTACCGGGGCCGCGACGGCGCCAGCCTCACCGCCCGCGGGATCACCGCCGGCTACGACCCGCGCCGCCCCGTCGTCCGGGACGCCACCCTGGTGCTGCCCGCCGGCTCGGTGCTGGGGCTGGTCGGGCCCAGCGGGTGCGGGAAGTCCACCCTGGCCCGCGTCGCCGCGCTGCTGCACGCGCCCTACGCGGGCACGGTGCTGGTCGACGGCACGCCCGCCCCCGGGGCGCGGTACCGGGCGCCACGCGAGCTGCGCACCGCCGTCGGCGTGGTGTTCCAGTCTCCCCGGGCCGCCGTGGATCCCCGGCTGCGGCTGCGCGACGTCATCGCCGAGCCGCTGCGCGCCACCGGCCGCGGCGGCGAGGCGGCGGACCGGGTCGCGGAGCTCGCCGAGCTGGTCGGTCTCACCGGCGAGCTGCTGGAGCGCCGCCCGCACGCGGTCAGCGACGGGCAGCTCCAGCGTGCCTGCCTGGCCCGCGCGCTGGTGGCGCGCCCCCGCTACCTGGTCTGCGACGAGATGACCTCGATGCTGGACGCCTCCACCACGGCCGCCCTGGTCGGCGTGGTGCGGGACTACCAGGCGGCGACCGGCTGCGGGGTGCTGGCCGTCAGCCACGACGCCGAGCTGCTCGGCCGCTGGGCGGACCGCACCGTCGAACTGGCGGAGCTGTCCGGGGCGGCCGGGGGCGCCCCGGGCTGACCGGGGCGGTCGCTTCCGCGCGGGTGCGATGCGTGGGCGAACGGGGCAGCCGCGCGGGGTGGTTCCCGGAAAGGCTGGCCTTTCCCGGCCGACCGAGGTGACGGACCGTTGTGAGCGGGCGCCGACTTGCCTAGGCTGCCGGAGTTCGCCTGTCGCTTCCCGCCCGTGCTGTCGGGGCGGGCGGGAAGCGAGGGCGCCGGTGGCCTGCGTATGAATCGATTCACACCCCGTGTGGTCGGTGGGTGGCGGCCGGCGCTCCGTCGCCGGGGCCGAGCGTCCGCTCCGGCGCGCCCCCCGGCCCACCCGGACGCCCCGAGCGGACGGGGGCGGCCTGGCCGTGCCACGGGTCAGCGCCAGGGCTCCAGCAGGCGTTCCGTCGTGGCGTGCAGGCGGTCGGCCTCGGCCTGGTCCGCTGGGGTGATCGTCAGCGGTACCGGCCGGCCCCGGTCATAGGCGGCCACCGGCTCCGTCCCGGGCGCGGCGACGAGGTCCAGGATCGGTGCGATCGCCCGGTCCGGGGTGGGGGTCCGGGTCACGCGGGCCAGGCCCGTGATGAGCGCCCGCTCCAGCCGGCTCACCTCGCCGGCGAAGCTGCTGCGGACGAAGCCCGGGCTGTACAGCACGTGCCGGATCCGGCCCGCCGGGTGCCGCCTGGCGAGCGTCAGGCCGAGGAGTTCGTTGGCCCGGCGGCTGAGCTGGTTCGCGGTGCGCCAGCGGAAGGACCGGGTGAGCTGGAGGTCGTCCCAGCGGATGGCGTCGCGACGGGCGCCGGGCACGGAGGTGTTGAGCACCACCGGCAGTTCGGCCGCCGACAGCCGGTCGGCGAGGCCCATGGTGAGGACGTAGCGGCTCAGGTAGTACAGGGCGAAGGTGTGCTCGAAGCCCTCCTCGGTGACCACCCGGCGGCGGTGGACGTACGCGGCGCACAGGACGAGGGCGTCGAGCGCCTCGAACCGGCTGGTGAACGCCTCCACCACGCGCCGGTTCTCGCGGACCAGCCGCAGATCCGCCGGGAAGAAGTGGGCGCGGTCCGAGTCGGGCGCGAGCCCCGCCTGCCGGAGCAGTGCCTGGAACTTGGCCGCGCTGCGGCCGACCACCACCACGGTGTGGCCGTCGCGCAGGTAGGTCACGGCCAGCGCCCGTCCGATGCCGTCCGTGCCGCCGGAGATGAGGTACGTGCCCATGCGTGTGCTGCCCCCGAAGCTGTTGCGGAACGATGATTCCGGAACAGCGTAGCCGTCCGCCGAGCCGTTCCGGAAGGCGCGTTCCGGAACGGCTCGGCGGACGGCTACGATGCCGCCATGGAGACCCCCGGCAGCGCCCCCCAGCCGGCGCGTCCCCGGCGCCAGCGCTGGGACGCCGCCCGCAACCGCGAGCGGATCCTCCAGGTCGCCGCCCCCGCCTTCGCCCAGGGCGGGGCCGGGGTGGACATGCGGGAGGTCGCCCGGCTGGCCGGGGTCGGGGTCGGCACCCTCTACCGGCACTTCCACACCAAGGAGGACCTGCTGCAGGCCGTCGTCCAGCAGGACGTCGCCGCCTGGACGGAGGCCGTGACGCGGGCGAACGCCACCGAGGACGCCTGGACGGGCCTGGCCGCGCTGCTGGAGGCGACACTGACGACGATGGCCCGTCACCGGGCCCTGCTCGACGGCCTGGCCGCGCAGCCGGAGGCCGACAGCGCGGCGGCCTTCGACGCCTGCCGCGACCACCTGGAGCGGGCCGTGGCCGACCTGGTCGCCCGTGCCCACGCCCAGGGAACGCTCCGCGCGGACGTCACCCCGGCCGACCTCGTCCTCCAGGTGATGGCGCTGGGCCGGGTCATCCAGCTCACCGCGCCGGGCAACGGCCGATCACCGGCGGACGCCGACGCGACCTGGCGCAGACACCTGACCGTGGTCCTCGACGGCCTGCGCGCCCGGGGCGGCGCCTAGGGCGCCTCGCCGACGGACGTGGTCCCGTCCGGCTCCCGGGAGGACGGCGGCGCCGCGCCGTGGATGCGCAGCACGGGCGGGCGCCGGCCGGCCGGGGGCAGCTCGGGCGGCTCCTCGACGCCGTCGAGCACCACCAGCCCGAGGCCGGACCAGCCGCTCCGGCCGGCCGCCGGCGACGCCCCCGCCGGCCGGACGAAACGGAACTCGGCCTCCGCCCCCGCCTCCGCCGCCATGGCCTCGCGCGCCGCCGCGTCCGGCGGGCGGGCCAGCGACGGCGGGGCCGCGGCCGGCGGCCTGCCGCCGCGCCGCCCCGGGGTCGCGGCGGCGGAACGCCGACCCGGCCCGTCCGCGCCGGCCTCCGCGGCCTCCTCGTCGAGCGGCTCCCCGGGGGACACCCACAGCGTCCCGCCGGGGGTGCACACCCCCGCCAGCAGCGCGGCCGTGGCGGCGCCGCTGCCCGGCGGCCCCTGGTACGCGGCGTCCTCGCCCCGGAGCACCGCGTCCAGCGCCGTCCGCTGCGCGGGACGCGCCTCCTCGTGCCCGAGCAGGCGCAGCGCGTCGGCGAGCGACAGCGCCTCGTGGTGGCCCCGGCGCAGCGGCCAGCGGGGGAAGGACGGCTTGGGCCACACGTAGGGCAGGTCGTCCGGCAGTTCCTCGCCGAAGAGCGGGCGGTAGTACCCGGGGTCCTTGCGCAGCAGCGCGGAGCGG
Coding sequences:
- a CDS encoding ABC transporter permease, with product MADSPLATPTAAAPTAAAAKATAPTAPARTPGPDAWRPAAGRRTAPWRRTDRWRLWTSVGVLAVVALAVLLVPPIVQLDQQHVDFAAKLRPPSADHPLGTDDAGRDLLWRCVYGLRVSLMVGLVAALVATVVGILVGGVAGVLGGWVDRVVMRLVDAFSSIPHLLLGIFLVAMFRPGPWGVVVSVGLTHWLSTARIVRSEMLSLRERPFVEAAISGGASRGRVLVRHLLPGVLPRAALAAVLMVPHAIWHESALSYLGLGMPPHLASLGAMIEAARGSLLLGAWWPTLFPGLFIIVPTLAVSGLAGVLRDRLSPRRRSELML
- a CDS encoding ABC transporter permease, with protein sequence MARLVGRRALAALPVLLGVSLLMFAIGAASPFDPVHAYAGSAVFTASEETLAQLRESFGVDRPWPAQWWDWFTGALTGDLGDSRALRQPVAQVIAERLGWSVLLAGVAFLLTLLLGLLLGTLAARRPGGLVDRAATSLSLTLSAAPAFWLALLAIWLFALRLDWLPAGGLTDAGSTVVTPGQLVSHLTLPALVLAVSQTPWFTLFVRESLLAALEEDFVTGARARGLAPRTVLVRHALRSALLPFVTLVGSRVPELITGALLVETVFSWPGVAGATVEAALAVDFPLLAALTLLATGAVLLGNLLADVLYGLVDPRTALDG
- a CDS encoding SDR family NAD(P)-dependent oxidoreductase codes for the protein MGTYLISGGTDGIGRALAVTYLRDGHTVVVVGRSAAKFQALLRQAGLAPDSDRAHFFPADLRLVRENRRVVEAFTSRFEALDALVLCAAYVHRRRVVTEEGFEHTFALYYLSRYVLTMGLADRLSAAELPVVLNTSVPGARRDAIRWDDLQLTRSFRWRTANQLSRRANELLGLTLARRHPAGRIRHVLYSPGFVRSSFAGEVSRLERALITGLARVTRTPTPDRAIAPILDLVAAPGTEPVAAYDRGRPVPLTITPADQAEADRLHATTERLLEPWR
- a CDS encoding ABC transporter ATP-binding protein, producing MTEYRGRDGASLTARGITAGYDPRRPVVRDATLVLPAGSVLGLVGPSGCGKSTLARVAALLHAPYAGTVLVDGTPAPGARYRAPRELRTAVGVVFQSPRAAVDPRLRLRDVIAEPLRATGRGGEAADRVAELAELVGLTGELLERRPHAVSDGQLQRACLARALVARPRYLVCDEMTSMLDASTTAALVGVVRDYQAATGCGVLAVSHDAELLGRWADRTVELAELSGAAGGAPG
- a CDS encoding TetR/AcrR family transcriptional regulator; this translates as METPGSAPQPARPRRQRWDAARNRERILQVAAPAFAQGGAGVDMREVARLAGVGVGTLYRHFHTKEDLLQAVVQQDVAAWTEAVTRANATEDAWTGLAALLEATLTTMARHRALLDGLAAQPEADSAAAFDACRDHLERAVADLVARAHAQGTLRADVTPADLVLQVMALGRVIQLTAPGNGRSPADADATWRRHLTVVLDGLRARGGA
- a CDS encoding ABC transporter substrate-binding protein; translated protein: MQPGPGGTAGGRPAAPARPTSPAGRRRATRVASAAGAVALLVGASACTAPSDGGSGDAAEAADAATSVVIGTAAEPETLNPLLGFGKDGSAKIFEGLLTTDQDLTLVPALARELPEISSDGLTYTFTLRDGVTFSDGEPLTAADVAFTYRAILDERVANASRSELDAVRAVETPDDSTVVFHLKYPYAPFAARTVLPIVPEHAFGGTADGQLDDAEAAAVASGSFDSAPVGTGPYLLESWRKGDQLTLTANPDYWGDGPAVTHVTLAFIPDDNTRATRLAAGELDAAVLPPQLAATFDEGQPQGEGKRVIAAESADYRGVMLPMDNPVTGDVDIRRALDRGIDRQAMVADVLDGRGEAGLSAIAPASQYYEPAAETAVDRGPEAAAALLDEAGWRLGADGIRAKDGQRAAFTLLYPSGDTLRQDLALAYAADARELGVEVTVEGLTWEAIDGRINRDAVLMGGGSALDPDFVTYPALHSSHAGDGYNNPGMYRNDEVDRLLDEARRSTDPAVRAEAYSALQQELVREPYWNVLVFLDHVYVVADRWDNVTTQLESHDHGLLNGPWWNIEDWTPAAS
- a CDS encoding ABC transporter ATP-binding protein; the protein is MPAEERDGDRGGRRRGTAPPRYVAAVTDATLDLLPGEVLALVGESGCGKSVMAGAVLGLLPGNAEIAGAAMAGGIDLTTADERTLARRVRGRLIGLVPQSPGTHLTPVRTIRAQLEEAVRELHGLPRRTPRGRLREEAERAADRAWFPLDHLDAYPHELSGGLAQRAATALALVGDAPVLLADEPTTGLDRPLVERTVDQLRLLADQGRGVLIVTHDLAAAERVADRIAVMYAGRIVEVAQAREFFAGAGPRHPYAAGLLDALPSRAFTPIAGMPPELSRLPGGCAFAARCAHATDVCREGVPALLTPSAPGPAATGTGTVPAAPASGAVACHHPLGAPAARPRPKPPAEDLEPVHD